The following are encoded together in the Candidatus Omnitrophota bacterium genome:
- a CDS encoding alpha/beta hydrolase: MPFLRIENINWHYEICGEGEPVIFLHGWGGSSRIWNQQVEYFSREFKTITIDLPGHGKTDWQDVGLQGIAQGINALVGQLGLNKVNLVGNSVGGLIGVKMFELDPNLFKRSCFVDSLPKFLKSEDFPFGLDSKQIENLSAQVDSDYPAIVDIFFRSLFVREERQDGKLQWLMKFRKEDDLPQKGALKKILDILIEGDLRDVFKKINVPVLLVNGTDDYICSKDAVLFLNRILPSAKTTFINKSGHFPFLTRPQEFNKILEGFLKHDQS; encoded by the coding sequence ATGCCATTCTTAAGAATTGAAAACATAAATTGGCATTACGAAATTTGCGGCGAAGGCGAGCCGGTCATTTTTCTCCATGGCTGGGGCGGGAGTTCGCGGATTTGGAATCAGCAAGTAGAATATTTCTCCCGCGAATTCAAAACTATCACAATAGATCTTCCCGGCCACGGAAAAACCGATTGGCAAGACGTTGGGCTTCAAGGTATTGCGCAGGGAATCAATGCCCTTGTGGGCCAACTTGGATTGAATAAAGTTAATCTTGTCGGGAATTCCGTCGGAGGATTGATCGGTGTTAAGATGTTTGAGCTTGATCCAAATCTATTTAAGCGTTCTTGTTTTGTCGATTCTCTTCCCAAATTCTTAAAATCGGAAGATTTTCCGTTCGGCTTAGATAGTAAGCAGATCGAAAATCTAAGCGCGCAAGTCGATAGTGATTATCCGGCTATCGTAGATATTTTTTTCCGTTCACTTTTTGTGCGAGAAGAACGTCAAGACGGAAAATTGCAGTGGCTGATGAAATTTCGCAAAGAAGACGACCTCCCTCAAAAAGGAGCTCTAAAAAAGATCCTCGATATTTTAATTGAAGGAGATTTGAGGGATGTTTTTAAGAAAATAAATGTTCCGGTTTTGCTCGTGAATGGAACTGACGATTATATTTGCTCTAAGGATGCTGTTTTGTTCCTAAATAGAATACTTCCTTCGGCAAAAACAACGTTTATTAATAAAAGCGGCCATTTTCCGTTTTTAACAAGGCCGCAGGAATTTAATAAGATTTTAGAAGGATTTCTAAAACATGATCAGTCTTAG
- a CDS encoding methyltransferase domain-containing protein — translation MISLRQKNKMRLAFSNAASRYEEAAHIQKRIGIKLLNKIRIENNSLCILDAGMGTGWLARELSKTFSKSRVFGFDVADGMIREAKKKGVKAIGADCMWFPFKRESFDLVISNLVYQWVADPKKAFQEVHDSLKTGGSFCAAIFGERTLWELFFSLSQADKKFDFKKLPNQNEIHLALSQSGFKDFHVSSVMEKVPFNGLFDVIRWLKAIGANQRNDVFVGKNLLKKADQVYQKNFSDGGKPQITFETIFVEAKK, via the coding sequence ATGATCAGTCTTAGACAGAAAAATAAAATGCGGCTGGCATTTTCTAATGCCGCGTCCCGCTACGAAGAAGCGGCGCATATACAAAAAAGAATTGGTATTAAACTTCTTAATAAAATAAGGATCGAGAATAACTCTTTGTGTATTTTAGATGCCGGCATGGGAACGGGTTGGCTGGCGCGGGAATTGTCCAAAACATTTTCAAAGTCGAGAGTTTTTGGTTTTGACGTCGCCGATGGGATGATCAGGGAAGCCAAGAAAAAAGGCGTTAAGGCCATTGGCGCTGATTGCATGTGGTTTCCTTTTAAGAGGGAGTCGTTCGATCTGGTTATTTCTAATCTAGTCTATCAATGGGTTGCGGATCCCAAAAAAGCTTTTCAGGAGGTACACGATAGTTTAAAAACAGGGGGAAGTTTTTGCGCCGCTATTTTTGGGGAACGCACACTTTGGGAATTATTCTTTTCTCTGAGCCAGGCAGACAAAAAATTTGATTTTAAAAAACTTCCTAATCAAAATGAAATTCATCTTGCTCTTTCCCAGTCGGGATTTAAAGATTTTCACGTCTCTTCTGTGATGGAAAAAGTTCCTTTTAACGGGCTTTTTGACGTGATCCGTTGGTTAAAAGCGATCGGGGCTAATCAAAGAAATGATGTTTTCGTCGGAAAAAATCTTCTTAAAAAAGCCGATCAGGTTTATCAAAAGAATTTTTCCGATGGCGGTAAACCTCAGATAACGTTTGAAACTATTTTTGTGGAAGCAAAGAAATGA
- the bioF gene encoding 8-amino-7-oxononanoate synthase yields the protein MEVDFIKTILKDLESKGLKRSMREMNSSQNRKIIVDGKEVLNFCSNNYLGLADDPRLAQAAIESLKKEGFGSGASRLVCGNMNAHVALEKKLAEFKGTEKCLVFSSGYMANVGIISSLCGRGDIILGDKLNHASIIDGILLSGAEFKRYPHCDMEALEGFLKNSQNYKKKLIVTDSVFSMDGDIAPLDKIVALARKYHCLVMIDEAHAFGVLGKNGKGAAEHLGLEKEIDIQMGTLSKAAGSFGAYVCGSKDLVDFLANRARSFIYTTAMPPSVAAASSAAIDIIKKEPQRRAKLLANAQYLKAGLQNLGFEVSSQTPIIPILVKDSKMAVKFSKELFEQGIFAQAIRPPTVPENTARIRVTVMATHSREDLDLVLKAFRKLL from the coding sequence GCAAAGAGGTCCTTAACTTTTGCTCCAACAATTATCTTGGATTAGCGGATGATCCAAGGTTGGCTCAAGCCGCCATCGAATCTCTTAAAAAAGAAGGATTTGGAAGCGGCGCGTCGCGCTTAGTATGTGGGAACATGAACGCGCACGTAGCGCTTGAGAAAAAGCTGGCGGAATTTAAGGGAACAGAGAAGTGCTTGGTTTTTTCTTCCGGCTATATGGCTAATGTCGGGATCATTTCCAGCCTTTGCGGGCGTGGCGACATTATTCTTGGCGACAAACTCAATCATGCCTCTATCATTGACGGAATTCTTCTAAGTGGTGCAGAATTCAAGCGTTATCCTCATTGTGATATGGAAGCATTGGAAGGTTTCCTAAAAAATTCTCAAAATTACAAAAAGAAATTGATCGTTACTGATAGTGTTTTTAGCATGGACGGTGATATTGCGCCATTGGATAAAATTGTCGCCTTAGCAAGGAAATATCATTGTTTGGTGATGATTGATGAAGCACATGCCTTCGGAGTTTTAGGAAAAAATGGTAAAGGCGCGGCAGAGCATCTTGGCTTGGAAAAAGAAATTGATATACAAATGGGAACTTTAAGTAAGGCCGCGGGAAGTTTTGGCGCTTATGTTTGCGGCTCAAAGGATCTTGTCGATTTCTTAGCAAATCGGGCGCGTTCGTTTATTTATACAACAGCGATGCCGCCGTCGGTTGCGGCGGCTTCCAGCGCGGCAATTGACATTATAAAAAAAGAACCGCAGCGGCGAGCGAAACTTTTGGCGAATGCCCAATATCTTAAAGCAGGGTTGCAGAATTTAGGGTTTGAGGTAAGCTCGCAAACGCCTATAATTCCGATCTTAGTCAAAGATTCTAAAATGGCTGTTAAATTTTCAAAAGAATTATTTGAGCAGGGAATTTTTGCGCAAGCTATCCGTCCTCCAACGGTACCGGAAAATACCGCACGGATTCGAGTGACAGTTATGGCGACGCACAGCAGAGAAGACTTGGATTTGGTGTTAAAGGCATTTAGAAAATTATTATAA